Genomic segment of Prosthecobacter vanneervenii:
TGAAAGAGCCCCTTTCTTTCCGACGGAATTGTTCAACATTACCCGGTATCCCCCGTCTGAAAGCACTGCGGCACGTCCGCAGTGCCAGCCCCAAAAACCAACCTCCGCACCACTCATGAAGACTCATCCCCGCTTCTGTATCGCGTTCACCTGTGCCGGTGTGCTGGCCGCAGGCCTCTCCGGCCTCCAAGCCCAGCAGGCAGTGGCACCGCTCCCTCCGACCGAGAAGGCTGTGTCAACGCCCACGCTGATGCCGCCTGCGGACCAAAAGGGACAGCCGCCCTCGGAGTTTTCCGGCAAAATCCTCAAGGACAACAGCCCCCTGCCCAATAACGGGCAGCTGCAGATGAGCTACGCCAGCGTGGTGGACAAGATCCTGCCCAGCGTGGTGACCATCTACTCCTCCACCCCCATCAAGACCCCGGGCGTGGACCAGATCCCGCCGCAGCTGCGCCCCTTCTTTTACCGCTTCTTTGGCGGCCCGGACGGTTTTGGCGGCATGAATGAGGACGATGAGCCCGCGCCGAATCCCAACCCGCGCCGCCGTGGCCAGCCGCAGCAGCCCCAGCGCCCGCAGATCCCCCAGGATGACGACGCCCACCAGGAGCGCGGTGTCGGCTCCGGCATGATCGTGACGCAAGACGGCTACATCATCACCAACAACCACGTGGTGGCCGACGCCAAAAAGATCGAGGTTTCCCTGGATGAAAACGGCGCCACCAAGACCTACAAGGCCGAGGTGATAGGCACCGATCCGCTGACAGACGTGGCGCTGATCAAGATCGACGCCAAGGGCCTCAAGCCCGCCACGCTGGGAGACAGCTCCAAGCTGCGCGTGGGAGACATCGTGCTGGCAGCCGGTGCGCCCATGGAGCTCAGCCGCTCCGTGACGCAGGGCATCGTCAGCGCCCTGGGCCGCAGCAATGAGGGCATCGTGGGCAAGAACAACGGCCGCACCCGCGTGCAGGGCTATGAGGACTTCATCCAGACGGATGCCTCCATCAATCCCGGCAACTCCGGCGGCCCGCTGGTGGACGGCATGGGCCGTGTGGTGGGCATCAGCACCGCCATTCTCTCCCGCAGCGGCATGAATGCCGGCATCGGCTTTGCCATCCCGATCAACATGGCCCTCAACATCGTCGAGGACCTGCTGGACGACGGCGCAGTGCAGCGCGGCTTTCTCGGCGTGCAGATCGCCGACTTGGACGCAGCCCTGGCCGAGCGCCTTGGCATCAAGGAGCAGGGCGGCGCTGTCGTGATGATGGTGGGCTCGGAATCTCCTGCCGAAAAAGCCGGTGTGCAGCTGGAGGACGTCATCGTCTCCATCAACAACCAGAGGGTGGACAACAGCAGCCGCCTGCGACTCATCGTCAGCAGTGCCAAGCCCGGATCGCAGATCCCCATCGAGGTGATGCGCGGCGGCAAGAAGATCACTCTCACCGCCACCCTGGAGGCCCTGCCAGAGGAGGCCCTCTCTGAAAACGGCGGCAGCCGCATGCTGCCCCGCCCCGGCCAGGGCGGCCCGGCCAAGGACAACATCGGCGAGCTCGTCACCGGCGTGACCGTGCAGACTCTGACCCCCGCCCTGCGCGAGCGCCACGACGTACCCGCCAGCGTCAGCGGCGTCATCGTCACCAAGCTGGAGCCCGACAGCCGCGCCGCCGCCATGGGTGTGGCGGAGAACGACGTGATCACCCACGTGAACCGCAAGCCCGTGGCCAATGCCGCCGAGGCCCGCGCCCTGGCGAAGAACAGCGAAAACACCGTGCTGCTGCGCGTGTGGAGCAAGGGAGACACCAAGCTCCTCATGGTGCCCAACAACTGAGGCGCGACTGATTCAAACGCCCGCGTGTGCTCCACAGCATGCGCGGGCTTTTTTGTTTAGAGCAGTCTTGCTATGCCGCTGCAATTAAAGCGCGTCCGCATCAACGCCCGTTTGCGAATGTCCGGATGCATGGCTGTTTGCGCCAGCCCTCCCCAGTTGCGGCGCAACTGGGCTGCTTTATGCTCTACGACGCCCACAATCACCTGCAGGACGACCGCCTTGAACCATGGCGGGCGGAGATCATTGCAGGCATGCCGCAGACCGGGCTGGCGGAGATGATCGTGAATGGCTCCTGCGAGGAGGACTGGCCCGCTGTGGCGGAGCTGGCGCGCCAGCACTCGTGGGTGCGCCCGGCCTTTGGATTGCACCCGTGGTATGTCAAAGAGCGCACACCTGAATGGGCCACCACATTGCGGCATTTTCTGGTATCCCACCCCAAAGCTGTGGTGGGAGAGATCGGCCTGGACCGCTGGATCGAGAACCCGGACATCGAGGCCCAGCTCGACTGTCTGCGCACGCAGCTGGCCCTGGCCGTGGAGCTGGACCGCCCCGCCATCATCCACTGCCTGCGCGCCTTTGGCCTGCTGGAGGAGACGCTGCGCAGCACCCCGCTGCCACGCCGTGGATTCCTGCTGCACTCCTACGGCGGCCCTGCGGAGATGATTCCGAGCTTTGTCAAAATGGGCGCCTACTTCTCCCTCAGTCCCTACTTTGGGCACTCGCGCAAAGCCGCGCAATTGGAGACCTTCGCCAAGGTTCCCCTGGACCGCCTTCTTGCCGAAACCGACGCCCCCGACATGTGGCCGCCGGACGAGCTCAACCCCCATCCGCTGCACACAGCTAATGGCAAGGCGCTGAATCATCCGGCCAACCTGCGCGTGAGCTACGAGCTGCTGGCCAGGGTTCGGGGGATGGGTGTGGATGAATTGCAAGGAATCATCTCAACGAATTACAACGCACTCTTTGCCTTCTAAGTGTTGCGCGGCAGCAAGACAGGGCCAACGCTGGCCCGTCACCTGCTCTCAATATGCCAACCATGCGCAAAACCAAAATCCTCTGCACTCTCGGGCCTGCCACGGAGAGTCCTGAAGTCCTGGCTAATCTAATCGCGAAAGGAGCGGATGTGATCCGCCTGAACATGAGCCATGCCTCGCATGACTGGGTGCGCACCGTCTATGGCCGCGTGCGGGAGGCCGCCGCCGCCTCCAAGCGGGAGATCGCCGTGCTCATGGACCTGACCGGCCCGAGCATACGCACCGGAGATGTGGAGCAGCCCTGGCAGCTGCAGGTGGGAGACACTGTGGAGTTTCGCTGCAAGCCGGAGGCCCCCGCCACCACCAAGTATTCCGTCACTGTGAACTACCCGGAGCTGGGCAAGGACCTCAAAATCGGCGACACCATCATGGTCGATGGAGGCATGATTCAGGTGAAGGCCACCGAAGTCTCCACCGTGCGCGTCATCGGCACCGTGATGACGAAAGGCGAGATGAAATCCCGCCGCCATATCAATCTGCCCGGCGTACCGGTGCGCCTGCCCCCGCTCACGCAAAAGGACTACGCAGACCTCGACCTCGGGGTGGAGTTGGGCGTGGATTTCTTTGCCCTCAGCTTTGCGCGGGAGCCCGGCCACCTGCAGCACCTGCAGCTTCTGCTGGAGCAGAAACAGAGCAAGGCGCGCGTCATCGCCAAAATCGAGAACCAGCAGGCCATCGACAACATCGACGCGCTGGTGGAGGCATCTGGAGGCATCATGATCGCCCGCGGGGATCTCGGCAGCGAGTGCCCCATTGAAGACCTGCCGCTGATCCAGCGCCAGATCGTGGAGCGCTGCTCCTACCACGGCCGAAAGGTCATCGTGGCCACGCAGATGCTTGAGAGCATGATCGAAAACCCCGTGCCAACCCGCGCGGAAGTCACGGATATTTTCAATGCCGTGATCGAGCAGGTGGACTGCGTAATGCTCAGCGGCGAAACCAGCGTAGGCCGCTATCCTGAGAAGTGCGTGGAGGTGCTGGACACCGTCATCAGCCGCATCGAGCAAAAGTATCCCTCCGGACGCTTTGCCAGTGATGCCCCGCTGAAGACCAACAAGCACAAGACCGTGAAGGCCGCCATCACACTGGCCAACAGCATTCCCGGCAGCAAGCTGCTCGTCTTCACCATCCGTGGCGTCATGGCGCATCTGCTGGCGCATCAGCGTCCGGAGTTTGCGCCCATCTTTGCCTTTACACCCAACCTGCACGTGAGCCGCACACTTGTCACGGCACGCGGGGTAAACCCCTTTGTGCTGCAGTTTGCCGAAGGCGACCCTGAGGCGGCCATCCGCAACGCGCTGGAACTCCTGCGTCGTGAAAAACTCATCAAGCATGGAGACCCTCTGGTCATCCTCAGTGATGCGCTATATGACGGCATCAATGTGGATGCCATCCTGCTGCGGGAGGCTTGAAAGCACGCCACATTTCGGGCAAAATAGGGCTCAGCCCTACTTTCTCGCGGCCATGCGCTTTCTCTGCCTGCTCTTACTATCGTTCGTCACAGCACCTTTGGCTGCTGCGGAGAACCGCGTGTTTGTCAGCCTCGCGGGCTCGCTGCTGGAGGCGGAGATCACCGCTGTCTCCGGTGACAGCGTGACGCTGAAACGCGCCGACGATCAGCAGACTCTCACCGTCAGCCGCAAGACACTCTGCAAGGAGGACAACGCGTACATTTCCCGCTGGCAGGAGCAGCATGGGACCACTCCGGCCACAGCAGCAGCACCACCGGCTCCTGCGCCAGCTCCGGCAGCGGCTCCATCGCAGAAATACCGGCTGGTCTGCCAGACGCTGCCAGCCAAGAACACGCGGGGCGCATCCGACGGCGACCTGCGAACCGTGGAGGTCACTTACACTTTCAACCTCAGCAACCAGGAGGTGCGGCGCGACCTGGAAAATGCCCGCGGCACCGCCATCACTCTGGCCCGAAACCTCAGCGATTCCGACGATCATTTGATCGTGCTGCAGAAAGTGAACTTTGAGATAAACATCCGCGCACAGTCAAAAATGGTCTATACCACGCCACCTGTGCATCTTACGTACAGCCAGGATCCCAGCGACCGCTATGGTGTCAAAACTCACGGCTATGTCTTCATCATCCAGGATGCTGCCGGAAACATGATTCATGTGGAGGCCAGCCCCGACGCCAACGCCCGCTACACCAAGGAGATTCTGGCTTTGGACAAAGTGCCCTGCGTTGTGAATCGCGAATTCCGTGTGCAGACCGGGAGCACCTTGCCGCTCTACAACATCAGATTCTAATTACGCCTGCCTATCCATGAGCCCATGGCTTTCGCAGCTATGCGAGACACCCATGGCATCATTCAGGCAGCACCTGCTAGCACAAGGTGCAGCACTACCATGAAGGCTTGAACAACCACTTCGCGAAAGAAAACCGCGACTTTCAGCATGGCGACCTCACGGCGGGTCATTCGACCTGTTCTCGAAAAGATTGTCCGAGTGAACCAGCGAGCGCATCGGCCGCAGTGGAAAGGCGGGAGCGCCACCTGGTATTTGAAGATACCAGGCAAGCGACTAACGCAGTCGATGGGGCCCCTGCACCGCTATGGCAATGTGACTGGCTTTTCGAGAACAGATCTACACCCTGATGCGATAAAAACAGGTCTGAAGGTGGAGACGCGAGAATGCAGGGAGATGCGAAAGCGTGAGGGATCGGGACGATCCCTCTACGCCAGAGGCCGGGAGCATGGGATGCTGGCTTCCACCCATGAGACCCGTTTTCTGCTGTGCGTGGTATGACACTGATGGCACCTGCCAGAGCAGGAGCTAGAACGAGCACTGACGCAGTACAATCCGCGCTGAGAAACCACGTAAAGCATGGACACAGCGGAACCCAGTTGCAGCATACCAACAAAACCACTCCGGCATTGCCAAACAGGCAGGCCGGAAGCAAGCATGCTCCATGCACATTCCGACCCTCATCGAGCACAAGCGCGACGGCGGCGTTCTTTCCTCCGGAGACATCCGCCATGTGATCGACGCCTTCACTCGCGGAGACATGCCGGAGTACCAGATGAGCGCGCTGGCCATGGCCATCTACTTCCGCGGCATGACGCCGGAGGAGACCGCCGCGCTGACGGAGGCCATGCTGCACAGCGGCACCATGCTGCTGTGGAATGACCATGACCCCATGCGTGTGGACAAGCACAGCACCGGCGGCATCGGCGACAAGACCTCCCTCATTCTCGCGCCGCTGCTGGCCTGTGACAACGTCTGGGTGCCCATGATCTCCGGCCG
This window contains:
- a CDS encoding Do family serine endopeptidase codes for the protein MKTHPRFCIAFTCAGVLAAGLSGLQAQQAVAPLPPTEKAVSTPTLMPPADQKGQPPSEFSGKILKDNSPLPNNGQLQMSYASVVDKILPSVVTIYSSTPIKTPGVDQIPPQLRPFFYRFFGGPDGFGGMNEDDEPAPNPNPRRRGQPQQPQRPQIPQDDDAHQERGVGSGMIVTQDGYIITNNHVVADAKKIEVSLDENGATKTYKAEVIGTDPLTDVALIKIDAKGLKPATLGDSSKLRVGDIVLAAGAPMELSRSVTQGIVSALGRSNEGIVGKNNGRTRVQGYEDFIQTDASINPGNSGGPLVDGMGRVVGISTAILSRSGMNAGIGFAIPINMALNIVEDLLDDGAVQRGFLGVQIADLDAALAERLGIKEQGGAVVMMVGSESPAEKAGVQLEDVIVSINNQRVDNSSRLRLIVSSAKPGSQIPIEVMRGGKKITLTATLEALPEEALSENGGSRMLPRPGQGGPAKDNIGELVTGVTVQTLTPALRERHDVPASVSGVIVTKLEPDSRAAAMGVAENDVITHVNRKPVANAAEARALAKNSENTVLLRVWSKGDTKLLMVPNN
- a CDS encoding TatD family hydrolase, which gives rise to MLYDAHNHLQDDRLEPWRAEIIAGMPQTGLAEMIVNGSCEEDWPAVAELARQHSWVRPAFGLHPWYVKERTPEWATTLRHFLVSHPKAVVGEIGLDRWIENPDIEAQLDCLRTQLALAVELDRPAIIHCLRAFGLLEETLRSTPLPRRGFLLHSYGGPAEMIPSFVKMGAYFSLSPYFGHSRKAAQLETFAKVPLDRLLAETDAPDMWPPDELNPHPLHTANGKALNHPANLRVSYELLARVRGMGVDELQGIISTNYNALFAF
- the pyk gene encoding pyruvate kinase, with the translated sequence MRKTKILCTLGPATESPEVLANLIAKGADVIRLNMSHASHDWVRTVYGRVREAAAASKREIAVLMDLTGPSIRTGDVEQPWQLQVGDTVEFRCKPEAPATTKYSVTVNYPELGKDLKIGDTIMVDGGMIQVKATEVSTVRVIGTVMTKGEMKSRRHINLPGVPVRLPPLTQKDYADLDLGVELGVDFFALSFAREPGHLQHLQLLLEQKQSKARVIAKIENQQAIDNIDALVEASGGIMIARGDLGSECPIEDLPLIQRQIVERCSYHGRKVIVATQMLESMIENPVPTRAEVTDIFNAVIEQVDCVMLSGETSVGRYPEKCVEVLDTVISRIEQKYPSGRFASDAPLKTNKHKTVKAAITLANSIPGSKLLVFTIRGVMAHLLAHQRPEFAPIFAFTPNLHVSRTLVTARGVNPFVLQFAEGDPEAAIRNALELLRREKLIKHGDPLVILSDALYDGINVDAILLREA